From a region of the Clostridium beijerinckii genome:
- a CDS encoding YcxB family protein — MEVDFKISKDDLLDFHIKHIHETKVYKQQMRFYNIYVFVLLFGMILLLRSALYTITGIIIYGIFLIFRKRIFNWRLRKKIFKIYDSDKYTNMFQETHLRFIDDGIKISTKFSETIYKWSAIKGLYLVEQYIFITTLNRENLLIPIFSFNPLENKELFVSTITRNTNLRLKNKYPDDV; from the coding sequence ATGGAGGTAGATTTCAAGATTTCAAAGGATGATCTGCTAGATTTTCATATCAAACATATTCATGAAACGAAAGTTTACAAACAACAAATGCGTTTTTACAATATATATGTTTTTGTATTATTGTTTGGAATGATACTTTTACTTAGAAGTGCTTTATATACCATAACCGGAATAATTATTTATGGTATATTTTTAATCTTTAGAAAAAGAATATTTAACTGGAGATTAAGGAAAAAGATTTTTAAAATATATGATTCTGATAAATATACAAATATGTTTCAGGAAACGCATTTACGCTTTATAGATGATGGAATAAAAATTAGTACAAAGTTTTCTGAAACAATTTATAAGTGGAGTGCTATTAAAGGTCTGTATTTAGTGGAACAGTATATTTTTATAACAACATTAAATAGGGAAAACTTATTGATTCCTATATTTTCTTTTAATCCTCTAGAAAATAAAGAATTATTTGTGAGTACTATTACTAGAAATACAAATTTAAGATTAAAAAATAAATATCCTGATGATGTTTAG